The sequence below is a genomic window from Betaproteobacteria bacterium.
TCCTTTCCAGGAACAGACGGTGTGCGTTTCGCTCGCACGCAGGCGGCTCGAATCGACGCTGCCGGGTGGAAAATAGTGGTTGCCTTCGACGACAACAGTTTCATCGCTGTGCGCAATGACAGCTCCGTTCCACAGTGCTCGTGCCATCGTGCCTCCTTCTCCTTTTTGGCGAGCTTCCGGTCAATGACTCATAGCCCTCATCCCCAACTTCTCTCCATAATTTCCCTCACTTGCAGTGCGCGCATCGGCATGCAGGCCGATGCCGTTCGCCCGGCGCGGACCATGGTCCGCGAATTCCCGGCCTCACCCCTCGATCCCTCTCCCGGAGGGCCCGGAGGGAGAGGGAAGACAACCATACCCCTTGGGGCAAACATACAAGGGGAGCGTATTGCAAAAGGCTCGCTTCGTCATGCGTCGGCGCCGTTGGGCGCGCTCGATTCGGACTCCATGCCGAGCTCGCGGATCTTTCGCGTGAGCGTGTTGCGGCCCAATCCCAGCAGCTGCGCCGCCTCGATACGCCGGCCGCCGGTATGCGCGAGCGCTTTCTTGATCAGGGCGCGCTCGAAGCTGGCGGAGAGACCTCCGATGATGCGCAGTTCGCCGCGATTGAGCGCGTTCTCCACCTCGCGCTCGAGCAGCACGGTCCACGACGGATCGGTCGAGCTCTTCGACTCGCCGCGCAATTCCGGCGGCAGGTCGCCCACTTCGATGGTCTGCCCGGGCGCCATGACGG
It includes:
- a CDS encoding DUF427 domain-containing protein, whose protein sequence is MARALWNGAVIAHSDETVVVEGNHYFPPGSVDSSRLRASETHTVCSWKGTASYHDVVVDGEVNKDAAWYYPQPKAEAANIAGY